In Fusarium fujikuroi IMI 58289 draft genome, chromosome FFUJ_chr02, the genomic stretch TTGAGCGAGaatgtgatgaagacgatggcgatgatatcCCCGATGGCATGTTTCTGGACAATGTGCCACTCTCTCCCCGGCCCATGCAAGAGCGTACGCCCAGCCGGCCATCCTCTGTTTCTCCATCCCCCAATCGATCCAAAGAACGAGTGCGAAGTGTCGGTAATGGAACGCCCGCAGTCGCGCAAGCACAAGGCTCTCTTCGATCGCCAACTTGGAAAACCGATGACAACCCTCGCAGCCCTGCCAAGCAACGGGCACACAGTTGGAACGCTGCGTTAGCGGAATTGAATGCCGAGGCCAAGACGTTGACggagaagctcgaggagCACGCCAACGAAATGGAGGAACAACAAGCCAAACGCCCCGCGAATCAGCGCCCTAACACCTGGAACGCTACTCGACGATCTGTCGACACATTTGACAAGAAGCAGCGTGTCAAATCAACTCCCGAACTGCCGCCTCTTCGGAAGACGAATATTATGATCGACCCTCTTCCCGTTtcgaaggagaaggaggctgttCTCAGCCGGACTCGACCCTCATGGCTACCACCCAAGGATCCCGCCGAGGAACGCCGACATCTGAAGGAATATCAAAAGATGATGGCAGCAAgtgccaaggctgaggagcgACGCGAAGCCTCacgcaaggccaagatcgaaGGACGGGACAGCACAGCTGACAACCTGATGCAAATTTGGGAGAGGGACGTGATCCCACGTTGGAGCGATGCTATTCGCGAGCGTAGGACAAGGGAACTATGGTGGAAGGGAATCGCACCCCGAAGCCGCGCCCAGATCTGGGGTCGAGCAATCGGTAATGAACTAGGACTGTCAGAAACATCCTTCAAAGCAGCACTTGCTAGGGCTCAAGAGATTGAAGCCAGAGTTAAGGACGATAAGGGCGATGCGGAGGATGCTAGGAGGGCACGATGGTTCCAGGAAATCCGAAGGGACGCTGCACAGAAGACATGGGAGGATTTACGGATTTTTGACGTCGAGGGACCACTGCACCAAAGCCTTGTTGATGTGTTGAGTGCATATGCCATGTATAGGAGTGACATTGGCTATGTCCGTGGTTGTAACGTAAGTCCAAACAGCCACCTTGTGCCACCTGAGTTGCTAACCAATTCCGTCAGACAATCGCTGCGTTGCTGCTCCTCAACTTGCCCGATGCCGCGTCTGCATTCGTCGCACTCGCCAACGTCCTCAATCGCCCACTACCTCTATCTTTTTACACTGGAGATCCGGGTGCACAAGCGTCCGcattcaacctcatcatgcAGACACTTTCTCTCAAGTCTGCCCCTCTTCACGCGCACctcaccaagaagatccCTACTGCCGAACTAGAACGATCTTTTTCAGGAATTTTGACAGCCATTTTCACACAACACTTGGCGATAGATGAAGCAGCCCGTCTCTGGGACGTATACGTCTTTGAAGGAGATGCACTCCTAATTCGAGCTGCTGTTgcacttcttctcagcagggAGATGACGCTTCTCGGCGCTAAGACCGCCGACGAGGTCAAGACCATTCTTGATGGAAGAAACGCCAAGGTCTCTTCGGCCAGAGTCGCCGGAGAGGTGGGTGCCGAGGACAAATTTATGATGTCAGTCCGTGAGGCAGGAAAAGCTTAAGGCGTTTGATCGGGCCACCCGTTTGGAAAAGGCTCCTGGGGCTTGAGAATCAAGCTGTACATTTGGGATAGATGGCGGAACATATCTGCTCCATTTCACGGCGTTTACTACATGGAATGTGGCGGGTATTTTGGTTGGACGTAGAAGGCATGCTTATGAAAGGTCTCGTGAGACTATAGAGCGGTTTTATCTTCGTAATTTACCGTCATCCACGGTTGGATGACGAGATTTTGAATCAAACATATTTGATGATCATTCGTACTGTCTTTATGcatcttgcccttgatatTGGAGACGCTAAGCACCATAGGAAGGAGCATAGAAATGTTCGTGATGTGTTGTGAATCCGTTGTAACCATAATAATTGGCCATGAATTAACAATCATTTCGTTCAAGAAACACGCGTGATGGCAAGACCGAATAAAACAGAAGTGATTTGACAACAAGTCACTCAGTCATATCACGCCCACTTTGGCATGTTTGTCTTTGACTTGTTGAGTCTAGGATTGTTAGATCTGTTTGGTACAGGGTAAACCTTTTGACAGGCCTCTCAGCCTTGTGCAGTAAAACAATTTACCATGCACATAAACTGATCATTCGGTCGAGCGTGGGAATAAAGAGGTGAAACCATTATCAAATCATCTGTTTAATCAAATTGTAAACTCTTTATGATCTTGACTGTGTGTTTTATTACGAAGCGTTGTTACCGTTGACTTGAGCTTTGGTTCAAAATAAGCCACCTTTACGCACATCATGAGACAAGATGAAAAAAAGATTGGTTCCAACAACGTCTTTGTGCATGCAAACCGTACATGAAATGAATCGACACGTGTATCTACACGTATTACTCCGTACCAACCCCTGATTTTAATGTACTTGCTTCATCGAACGCCATTGACGATGAAAGCAGAACTTACGTGGTTGGTGAAACAAGCCAAGCCACGTGATCACCGCCAACTTTTGACCCCTCACCACTTCCCGCGCGAAGAATGAGAGCAGACAAAAACATCCAAACACCACCGTCCCAATCATTCTCTCCACCCACTTACACCGCAAGAACCCCTCTATAGCGAACGGGCAACGCGACCCTCAGTATGCCGTCCGGATATAAGCATGGCGACACGCCAAAGAAGGCCATGGTTCGAGGCACCATCTCGTACCTCGAGTCTCAGGGCCTGCCCGTCAACAAGTCAGCCATCTTCCGGCACTTTGATCTGTCGCGATCTCAAGGTTATGCCGCGTTGAGCGTCCCCGCGTCTAAGCGCAATGATCCCGAATGGGAGGAAACGCGTGGAAGACCCCTCAAGATCTCTGAGGAAGACCagcagaagatggagaagattcTCTGGAATGACGCCTACATCAATGTTAACTTGAACTGGCATGGACTGGCCAAGGAAGCTggtgtcgaggttgatgtgAATCCCAGGACTCTGCACAGAACAATGGGAACGCTGGGCTACCGACGATGCCTGGGATGTCCGAGGATCTGGGTGCACAAGAAGGCTCGCGAGAAGAGGGTCGAATACGCCAGACGCATGCTTGAAGCGTACCCCCATCCACAGGATTGGAGAGCTATCCGCTTCAGTATTGAACTC encodes the following:
- a CDS encoding related to Rab6 GTPase activating protein, GAPCenA, whose product is MIRTLDIGSVLPSPDSPPGMTTSKSSKTSSFQSFDSDDGSVLADVGHFEEIGLDDDTVTLKSPSKVDVRPTLAKAPSSRTLAAGKTASKARPPFPTLETNVYTSNPRSTNLSALTEPLSATRPKTLTSPSSASLPFPRRRSPSPAYSLNPRDPRDPSFPQKPRRGSWQAGRDRKSFTDLERECDEDDGDDIPDGMFLDNVPLSPRPMQERTPSRPSSVSPSPNRSKERVRSVGNGTPAVAQAQGSLRSPTWKTDDNPRSPAKQRAHSWNAALAELNAEAKTLTEKLEEHANEMEEQQAKRPANQRPNTWNATRRSVDTFDKKQRVKSTPELPPLRKTNIMIDPLPVSKEKEAVLSRTRPSWLPPKDPAEERRHLKEYQKMMAASAKAEERREASRKAKIEGRDSTADNLMQIWERDVIPRWSDAIRERRTRELWWKGIAPRSRAQIWGRAIGNELGLSETSFKAALARAQEIEARVKDDKGDAEDARRARWFQEIRRDAAQKTWEDLRIFDVEGPLHQSLVDVLSAYAMYRSDIGYVRGCNTIAALLLLNLPDAASAFVALANVLNRPLPLSFYTGDPGAQASAFNLIMQTLSLKSAPLHAHLTKKIPTAELERSFSGILTAIFTQHLAIDEAARLWDVYVFEGDALLIRAAVALLLSREMTLLGAKTADEVKTILDGRNAKVSSARVAGEVGAEDKFMMSVREAGKA